The following is a genomic window from Prunus persica cultivar Lovell chromosome G7, Prunus_persica_NCBIv2, whole genome shotgun sequence.
AAATCATGCGCCGAGCTACCGAGTGAGATCCACCACCCGATCCACCGCGAGCACGGACTTACTCTTGACATTGACGGGGAAAAGAGTTGCAGTGCATGTCATAAAGGTTGCCGTTTCAGTTACAGTTGTTTTCATTGTAAGTTCAACGTTGACCTCCAATGTGCTTCCAAGTGGCGCAACATTCGTGACTGCGACCACAAATTCACCCAACTTAGGAGCCCAGCGCAATTACCTTGTGAAGCCTGCGGCAAAGAGAGTTTTAGTACTGGTACTGCCGATAGATATAGCACCGCCTTGTACCTCTGCAGCATCTGCCAGCTCCTGGTCCATAAAGATTGTTCTTGGTTACCAAACCGCGTCAAAACGGCCCAGCACCGACACCTCCTAAAGCTCACCTGGTGGTTTGAAGATACTTTCCCGAAAATCCAAAATTTCTGTGACCTCTGTCATGAACACATGGGCAAAAGCCGCGCAGTTTATTATTGTCTACATGAACGTTGCAGTTATGTCGTCCATAATATGTGCGCAACAAAACATGGTCAGGCGGTTCAAGatagtgatgatgatgatgatgatgatgatgatagaATAATCAACAACCAAATTGAGCTGCAAATCAATCACTTCAGCCATCCACATATCTTAGCCCTCATCAATAGTGATCGTCAAGataatggtgatgatgatgatagaATAATCACTTGTAATGGCTGCATGCGACCCATCACCAAAATTGATGCCTTTTATAGCTGTACAGAACAAGAGTCGTCGTGCTCTTTCTTTCTACATACAGCTTGTGCACAGTTACCTAAAATGATTCGTGTCCCATTTTTCCTTGACCAGTTTGAACTCCATCCAAGGGCTCATTCGATTAGTGGGGTGTTCCACTGTGTCATGTGCAGGACATTTGGCCAAGGCTTCGTATATTCTGAAGCACGtggttattataattttgacCTTCACTGCACTATTCTATGGAAGCAGAAGGCTCTTAAACATGAGGCTCATGTTCACACCCTCCGTCTCAACATAACAACTGAAAACACTTATATATGTAGGGGTTGCGGCACTTCTGgaaattggttttggttcAGTTGTAGGAGATGCGACTTCCATCTCTGTTTTTCATGTGTTAAATTACCCCCGACAGCAAGGCACAGGTACGACAATCATCCTCTCAAGCTCACCTATGACAGTGTTAAAAACGAATTAGATGAATATTATTGTGAAATATGCGAAGGCAAACGAGATCCCAAACTCTGGTTCTACTCCTGCTCGGATTGTGACTTTGATTGTCATCCTCATTGCATTCTCGGGAGGTATCCGCAAGTCAAGTTAGGAGATAGTTACAAGCATCCGGCTCACCCACACCTTGTCACCCTTGTTGACAAGAGAAGGAGTGAAATTCCTTTCCATAAGAGAGAGCGGATCCTTCCTTGTGACAAGTGTAGTAAACCGTGCGAAGGATTGGTGTTTGAATGTTCTGAGTGTAATATAAATCTTCACAGAGAATGTGACGAGGATGACGATGACGAAGATGACAGACAAATATTACACTAGAAAAGTGGAAGTGTTAATGtctgatttttcaaattaattgatTCTAGTTTCATATTTTGTACTTAACAGTCTTAGTGTTTAAACTAAGATATAAAATTGTTAGTTACCGATATATATGTAGGAGTTTATTGTATGCGAATTATTCCTAAACCAATTGAGCACTTAAACCACACCTTAACTCAGAAAgacaattaaacaaaataatgatTAGAGATAAGACCTACTTGAATTTGCGATAATCTGTTGGATAGAGAATGGTTATGGTAAGATGAAAGATGCTTCAAGCTGTGTATGAATACACTACCTTTCAGACTTTATTTGCCCTCACTGCTTGTGTGCAAGGAGATTAAGCAAATAAGTCATGTGGATACAATGAAGCCCAGCTTTAAACTATATGTTGTCAATGTTTTTCACAACCAAAGACAACCCCAAACACACTCAAGAATGTGACAAGGATATTCAAGAATATCTAGAGGCTAATGTGCAGATTATAGTCTCTAGAAGGTTTTACTTTGTAAAATATGATGGAGAAGAGTAATGATGGCAATAGGATTGAATGTAAGTAAGTTTTGCAGAGAATTCTTCTCTATTTATATAGTTATATGTGTCCTTTCTGAATTCGTGTAACTCTTAATTCAGAAACTATGTTTCTCTTGGATTGCACCTCTTAATCAAGATGTACCACTTAAATGAGAACTCATCTCTTCATGTAAGAATGTGTCTTTACGTTTGAATTGTGTATATGAAGTGTTTTATAATGTTCATATATGTAATTCAAACACTTAGGCGCCAAGAGCTACATCTAAACACTCAAAAGCTACTTCAAAATTGCACCCCAAACACGCTACGATcggttgttttttctttgggcCACTGGTTGTTTTATACAGAGACGAAGTCTGTAGCTTCGTGCCAAAATCGACCGGTCGCTTTTCACAGCTTCTTAATATTTTTGAGAAATCTTCAACAAGCCCCTTTGTCGTTTATAACGATTGCAAACATTGTTCActtctactctctctctctcattataaatgagaagaatttcaagtttttaattttatttgcaaatttatttaatttctagGTCCTAGTTTTGAGTGATAGCTTCTAGTGTCAAAACAGCCACTtctactctctctctatctctctctctctcgctctcacTTTGAGCTCTGAAGGCAGGCAGGGCTCGACTTTAGAGAGCATCAATCGCTCACCGTGAAGAATTCATAGTTGatctttaattataataaGGTTCGTTACGCGTAGATATTTTATATTGTAAGGTTAAATAATAACAATCAgtaatgcatatttattttttaatgagtaatccttttttcttttttttaaaaaatattttttattttattttattgaaagaGTAATCTGACCATATTTTACTGAAGTGACCAGATTATGTGGGAGTTTAAAATTTGAAGGCGGACTTGTGTAATTCTCttccaagaagaaaatttgataCTTTGTTGAAACGTTGTATCTTCGGGTCATGAAACATATAAGCAACCTCCTCCTCCATTGTTCCAAAATCCAAATGCCCCATTTTTCCCTCCAGAATCCAATTGCCCATTTGGCTATCtattttatgaattaaaataaagagtACTGCTAAatgaaccttaaaattaactaagtacactcTACTACCAaagtatttattgaattactaatttaccctaatataaaatgactaaaaagaatatattgaattgtgaaacaaataattttaataagtacactaTATTCAACCTTCCCTGTCTAAATGCTCAAAAATGAATCTTAAAATCAAGGGAAGATGATATGATATTTATTGAGCTTTTACAAAATCGCCCTCATCaatcctctcctctcctctctagCCACATTAaggaatggttttttttttctgttgcttTTCGTTTTTACAACTAATATTCAATCTTGCAGGAAGGATGCTTACTTATCTAGGATGCCTGTTTCTATTATAAACTCATGGTGTAAAGTTATAAACCCAGGGCACTGAGAATTGAGGCCGAGTGTCGCCCTTGGCTGTACTCCTTCATTTATAATGGATCTGGTAGATACAGTAATAGAAGCCGCACCACTAGCAACAACCATGTCAACCCCAAAGACTGGCTTAGAAGAAGTTGATCCCGACCCTGCGAgatatgccatcaaaattttcttagAAGAAGGATTGGTGATTGAATGTTCTGAGTGTAATATAAATTTCCACAGAAAATGTGATAATGACGAAGATGACGAGGATGGATGAGGACAGTGACGACGACAATGAAAATAACGACGACAACGACGACTAATATTACACTGGAAAAGTGCAAATTTTAATGTCTAATTTTTCAAATGAATTTATTCTGGTTTCATATTTTGTACTTACAGTATAAGTTTTTAAACAGggatataaaataaaattgttagtTACCGATATATGGTCATGTGCAAGTTAAATATCGCAAACTTCCTACAAAACTGTTGAAAATAGTAGGGTTCTCCTTTTCAGCTCCATCTTCATATTTGGACAAGTTCACTCCACGTTCCAGAGGTGTGGATAGAAATGACGAAATTCTAACTTCTAAAGGTGATAGTCCAGGTAAGAAGTAACTATGTTCCATACAGATCAAAGGCACAACTATGTTCACTTGGCTTTGCATAAGATCAAACCCAAACTGAACACAACGTAGGATCCTGATTACATTGGACGAAAGCGAAACTGGTCCGATAAGTTCGACTATGCAAAAGCTTTAGGCTCTCTTTGAGGTTCTGCTTTCTAGAGCCTGTGCATGGAAATTGTTTGAGTTGACTGTTTGGAAACTTCTCAGAGTCaagacaaagaagaaagaagaataagaaaaagaaagtgccCTGTGACTgttcaaatttattataattatgttagatataagagagagagagagagagagagagagagagagagagagagagagagagagagagagcattcTTCCTTGTCAGTTGTGTGGTAAACCTTGAGAAGGATTGATGTTTGGATGTTCCATAAGATATAACAtactaaacatgaaaaatcacAAGTGATGTGTATCATAGCATCCATAGAGAGTTATTCTTTttggaactttttttttctgtctttAATTTATCCGACTTTTGCAAACATTTCTATTCACTCTTAGGTATGTCATATACCATCCTTGGAATCCTGATTAGATGCTTCTCAACCAATGAATTATTGCATTTATATAATTGATTCACCAAAGATAAGTATGCAATGGAAGGTATGTAGTTTGCTTTGGCTCTAGGATTTGATGATGTAATATTGGACATGGATGCCAAGGAGGTGAACATAAGCTCTTTCTTCTGGTGACAAAAGTTAATTATGAAGCGGACGGTGCGCTCGTGAAAGAACTGAGGTCGGCATTTTCGTTCTTTTAGGTTTGACTGTCCTTGGGAATACCTCCAATAGAATAGAGTAACTCATTCTCTTGCGTAGTTTGCGTTAAGTTGCACAAATTATATAACATGGATTTGATGAGCCTATGTTGGCTGCCCCTTCTCTTGATGATGACGTTTCATTTTTATGCTTTAtgaatgatttttttctttctcccaaaaagaaaaaggaaaaataaacaagttgATCCATCTAAATATATTACTGTGAGTGTATGAGTGTAAAAAGTACAAGAatattacttttatttttccaaaaagaataaaatagtCACATCGAAACCTTGATATAATAAAATCGAACATATATTGAATGTAGCACCGAGGGGCTCAGAAGCCCTAGGCAATTTATGACCCGAACTTGCCCAGGTAACATTCTTTAAAAaggaaccctttttttttttcttttttttttttttatattaaaaaaaaaatttgaaaaaaggaTAGAGTATAGCAAAGAACGACTTCTTGTTGAGTTCAAGAATTTTCGGAGCCAGAAGCCGTAATGATCACAGCCATCCTCTTCACTCCTTGATCTTCTTTAAATTGCAATCATTCTCTTTGGTTCTTGTGCCTGTGATGAGCTTCTTTCTAGAAGAAGAGGAATACAAAATGATTTAGACAAAATTacagaaacttttttttttttttttttttcaacatcCCATTACCTTCAAAAGCAAGAAAGCATCAGGGATCTATACTGAGAGAGCGAGATTGCTTACTCTGTTTCTTGTTGCTGTAACAGCTATTTCTACATCTTTCTCTTCGGATCCTTTGATTTGCCGATCCATGCTGATACATGATATTTCATTTGGCTTTATTTTGTGATTGCTTAGTGACCAGAAAAACCTAAGACCAGCTGCTTACTTAGTGATACAGAGAGAGATGGTTGAGCAGCAAATTGAACATGTCCCTTCATGAGCATCCGTTGATGTTCAAGGAAGAGTAGTAGGAGAAGGATTGTCCCTTGGTTTTTTGCTTCGCGTGTGAGGACCCAGTGCTTGGCCCAAGCTACACTTGCAACCAATGCCGCCCTGTCTTCGTTCTCCACAAATCTTGTGCAGATGAACTGTTGATGTGagtccctaattaatcaatgagagttatttccttgattaattaagggatttactttcctattttatttagttgacaaatctttgtataattaggagatactatCTTAATTGATTACTATATTCATTTTCTTGTAAAGCActcatgtaaactcctatatataagGAGAAGAATATAATTCaacctaatacattcaaattatattcatattttagcatggtatcagagcaatcgaTCCTAGGTTGTCTCTAAACccttatctcaaatttctcatattctaatccaaaaccctaaatcaaattcctcatatttttccccaaatccaaatccctcaAATCTAAAGTCCTCAAATCCTCATATCCAAATCCCTAAACACATACCCTCAAATCTaaagtccaagacatatttcctttgagagagaaatatgcctcgTTGTAATCGGGCCACCTCAATCCCAAAGAAATAATTGAGTCCACCAAGATTCTTCATCTTATATTCAATAGccaaatagtcttgtagctgagATATTTCATGTTTATCATTCGCAGTAATAATCATGTcgtcaacatagattattaaagctgttaccttttctttctgATATTTCAAGAATAAAATATGATTTGAGTTACTCTGTCTGAAACCATTGTTTCTCATTGTCATGGTGAACAGTCCAAACCATGCAAGTGGTgattgtttcaatccatatgtaacaccccgaccccaaattttcccttatttaattatttaattatttaaggatattttagtcatatttttaaccagagagagtttgggaccgcgacttgtatttttggataggtcgtactgagacgagttcatagacacgtagtgggctcgaatcggagttgtaacgagagagatatggtcaaaagaagtccagtggcacaatcgtaaatatttcaaaatgggattttttataaaaatcagattttctctctctctctctctctctctctctctctctctctccctgcgCGCGCAGAACAGCCTCCCCCTGTTACTGTTCACAGCGGCGGTTTTTGGGCCGCCGCCGCCGCATCCGGCCACCACTCGGGGTGGCACCGGTCCCAAAAGAACCGTGCCATCCTCCTCTTTCCATCCCGACCGATCTCAGCCACTGGAACCACCTGTGCTCGccggaaaatgcaaaaatccgaccgattttaacccaaaattcaaggagctcgatctccctcctccggccaccaaatccgacgagcaaggtatggtttctcacctatttttcatgctctagctgcctgttggataggattagatcgattcttagcgtagacaactcgattttcgaattaaAAATCGaccgaacttcggccgccgtgatcggccattttcggccactttttggggtaggttcaagaacaaaagtggctccaaatagggtgttatacctagggtaggagtttggagccgtggttttgagattttccggcgaagcgttatcgctttgggcacccacgcgctgccggcgcgtgcggcggcgcgtgggcacagAAGAAAAGTAGcgatgtgttccgatgagatccttaggttgtcacgagtgcgtaggatttcgcggatctcaattcggacgtcgtttgactatcgaacggataatcgcatattgcgcgttatccgggttcgataggttgggaccgtcggatggtcccaaatttaatatatgttaatctaggtatttataggatcGTGTAAGAATTCACGggtcgtgaatcggagccccggatgttccgaataataattttaagtttatattttatattaaccgtcagatcgtgcgatcgtgagcaatccgaccgtccgatctgaaccaaactcgcaggacaagtgtcctgtacctggtagaacccatagagacTCTCGGattggaaattggaggtcgtgggttctgtaagtccggttgaccagggttagagtagtttgacccttggttgaccgtgagccacccggagtaatctcacctctCCAGGggagattatcgggtgctagactattgtggagggttacaaaatattagaattaatttatataattataattatatatggttgtacaagggtacaacagagtctagaatgtcagttgggagtgctatacgcactactttaggtacctccccggattttggattcactacaagtaccaccaagtgaaagttaggtcccgcgtggcgtaggttatccggcgttgggacaggccccatacgtggcgttggttgtaccgacgtatggggagctatgtaatatgatgttcaggtctcacgtggcgtaggttatccggcgttgagacaggccccatacgtggcgttggttgtaccggcgtatggggagatattgtgatattgtgttgaggtcgtacgtggcgtaggttatccggcgtgtcgacagaccccatacgtggcgttggttgtaccggcgtatggggagatttgtgatatgatattgaggtcccacgtggcgtaggttatccggcgttgggacaggccccatacgtggcgttggttgtaccggcgtatggggagatattatgatagtatggcatggtcgcacgtggcgtaggttatccggcgtgttgacaggccccatacgtggcgttggttgtaccggcgtatggggagattatatgaaatacagagaaatgaaataaggcatcgcccaagtgtggaattgagttttagggaagaactacgtgtggcttgatccctcaaggagggtacgtaggcagcctaagactattaggtgcagctgcagactaaatattagtcatatttggtatttgaattgtttggtaatcggttaagaattattggaaggccgaaggccatttgtgtgaattgcatgaaaatatattgtgcatgctgcccgttggtgatattaaatgcgtttttatgcaggttgaaattttagaaaatgtctaatttataggggagactctgccgaaatttcggcaggaagtctcggtctttagtgaTTGGGTCTGACATCggagtgatgtcaggaattccaaagggttcgtctcgggttttgagaaaattcggggcgggtccttaaacCATACACCGCCTTTCGTAATTTGCATACTGTTCCAGtatgagtagtattatatccaggaggaatgtccatatacacctcctccgtgaaTTCTCCATGTAGGAaggcattctttacatcaaactagTGTAGTGACCAGTTTAAATTAGCTGCGAGGGATAGTAAGACTATGACCGTGTTCAATTTTACAATTAGtgcaaaggtttcttcataaTCTATACCATaagtctgtgtgtaccctttcgccacaagtcttgccttatatcgctcgatagatccgtCAGCGTTGTGTTTTAtggtaaacacccatctacatccgatagtctttttttctcGGGGTAAACTTTCTAGTGTCTAAGTCTGATTCTTCTTaagagctttcatctctttctttatatcttgaacccacttaggatctttaaATGCTTCAACAACCTTGGTTGGGATATGAATAGAaaacaactgatgcacaaaggccttgagtggttcagacaacTTCTCAGTAGATACATGATTCGCAATTGAATACTTTGATG
Proteins encoded in this region:
- the LOC18771507 gene encoding uncharacterized protein LOC18771507, yielding MGVRQYRRILIFQKQHLNHSHLLTEVQRKHDGPPVICDGCGDPVLGPSYTCNICKQHDGSGFNLHKSCAELPSEIHHPIHREHGLTLDIDGEKSCSACHKGCRFSYSCFHCKFNVDLQCASKWRNIRDCDHKFTQLRSPAQLPCEACGKESFSTGTADRYSTALYLCSICQLLVHKDCSWLPNRVKTAQHRHLLKLTWWFEDTFPKIQNFCDLCHEHMGKSRAVYYCLHERCSYVVHNMCATKHGQAVQDSDDDDDDDDDRIINNQIELQINHFSHPHILALINSDRQDNGDDDDRIITCNGCMRPITKIDAFYSCTEQESSCSFFLHTACAQLPKMIRVPFFLDQFELHPRAHSISGVFHCVMCRTFGQGFVYSEARGYYNFDLHCTILWKQKALKHEAHVHTLRLNITTENTYICRGCGTSGNWFWFSCRRCDFHLCFSCVKLPPTARHRYDNHPLKLTYDSVKNELDEYYCEICEGKRDPKLWFYSCSDCDFDCHPHCILGRYPQVKLGDSYKHPAHPHLVTLVDKRRSEIPFHKRERILPCDKCSKPCEGLVFECSECNINLHRECDEDDDDEDDRQILH